The following proteins come from a genomic window of Palaemon carinicauda isolate YSFRI2023 chromosome 12, ASM3689809v2, whole genome shotgun sequence:
- the LOC137650866 gene encoding mucin-2-like, translating into MVAAGPVVTLLLSLSIAGLAWTARLRANTCNYNGKTYWGGQTIQSIPERCAEVKCKWYANGPKIELLPLDGCICTPARRRAVSLERLRRPVPGAINTRPLSVVPRAVMNSQCQFNDQVVWGGAVLASIAENCVRIICVKVDGGPNYLEARTPSGCNCAVTTTVPTTTSTTTAQPTTTATSSVSTTEPTTSSATTVSDTTSAQSTTTATSSVSTTEPTTSSATTVGDTTTAQPTTTATSSVSTTEPTTSSATTVSDTTSAQPTTTATSSVSTTEPTTSSATTVSDTTSAQSTTTATSSVSTTEQTTSSATTVGDTTTAQPTTTATSSVSTTERTTSSATTVSDTTSAQSTTTATSSLSTTEPTTSSATTVGDTTTAQPTTTATSSVSTTEPTTSSATTVGDTTSAQPTTTATSSVSTTEPTTSSATTVSDTTSAQSTATATSSVSTTEPTTSSATTVSDTTSAQSTTTAASSVSTTEPTTSSATTVGDTTTAQPTTTATSSASTTEPTTSSATTVSDTTTAQSTTDATSSVSTTEQTTSSATTVGDTTTAQPTTTATSSASTTEPTTSSATTVSDTTAQSTTDATSSVSTTERTTSSATTVGDTTTAQPTTTATSSASTTESTTSSATSVSDTTTAQSTTDATSSASTTEPTTSSATTVSDTTTAQSTTDASSSVSTTEQTTSSATTVGDTTSAKPTTTATSSASTTEQTTSSATTVSDTTAQSTTDATSSVSTTEPTTSSATTVGDTTTAQPTTTATSSASTREPTTSSATTVSDTTTVQPTTDATSSASTTEPTTSSATTVSDTTTAQSTTTATSSVSTTELTTSSATTVSDTTTAQSTTDATSSVSTTEQTSSATTVSATTAQSTTDATSSASTTEPTTSSATTVGDTTTAQPTTTATSSVSTTEPTTSSATTVGDTTTAQLTTTATSSVSTTEPTTSSATTVGDTTSAQPTTTATSSASTTEQTTSSATTVSDTTTAQSTTDATSSASTTEPTTSSATTVSDTTTAQSTTTATSSVSTTEQTTSSATTVSDTTAQSTTDATSSVSTTEQTTSSATTVGDTTSAQPTTTATSSASTTEPTTSSATTVSDTTTAQSTTDSTSSVSTTEPTTSSATTVSDTTTAQLTTTATSSVSTTEPTTSSATTVGDTTTAQPTTTATSSASTTEQTTSSATTVSDTTAQSTTDASSSVSTTEPTTSSATTLSDTTTVPSTTDATSSVSTTEQTTSPATTPSDTTTAQSTMDVTSSVSTTEQTTSSATTVSDTTTAQSTTDASSSVSTTEPTTSSATTLSDTTTVPSTTDATSSVSTIEQTTSPATTPSDTTAAQSTMDVTSSVSTTEQTTSSGTTVSDTTTAQSTIDATSSVSTTEQTSSPTTVSDTTTAQSTTDGTSSVSATEQTTSSATAACDTATSVTSSVSATESTTLSHTTISDATTAQATTDTTLSVSTSEPTTSSATTLSDTTTALSTTDSTVGETTTTVQQTTAATSSVSTTEPTTSSVTPMTSTVLTTRTESTPTSEITSDSTANSSGSIILSSIMSTTADEACHTESTTKPTTTTESPITTSDKPCVHVTE; encoded by the exons ATGGTCGCTGCTGGTCCCGTCGTCACACTCCTCTTGAGTCTTTCCATTGCAG GCCTGGCTTGGACAGCTCGTCTGCGTGCCAACACATGTAATTACAATGGCAAGACATATTGGGGAGGACAG ACAATCCAGAGTATTCCCGAAAGGTGTGCTGAGGTGAAATGCAAATGGTATGCAAATGGTCCAAAGATCGAACTTCTCCCGCTAGATGGCTGCATCTGTACTCCAGCAAGGAGGAGGGCCGTTTCTTTGGAGCGTTTACGTAGGCCTGTGCCTGGTGCCATCAATACGAGGCCTCTTTCTGTTGTGCCAAGGGCTGTTATGAATAGCCAGTGCCAGTTCAACGACCAGGTTGTATGGGGCGGTGCAGTACTGGCTAGCATTGCTGAAAACTGCGTCCGAATCATTTGCGTGAAAGTAGACGGTGGACCAAATTATCTCGAGGCTCGAACACCGTCGGGGTGCAATTGCGCTG TGACAACCACAGTTCCAACAACTACATCAACCACAACTGCTCAGCCAACAACCACTGCCACATCTTCAGTATCAACAACAGAACCGACAACTTCATCAGCTACGACTGTAAGTGACACAACAAGTGCTCAGTCAACAACCACTGCCACATCATCAGTATCAACAACAGAACCGACAACTTCATCAGCTACGACTGTAGGTGACACAACAACTGCTCAGCCAACAACCACTGCCACATCTTCAGTATCAACAACAGAACCGACAACTTCTTCAGCTACAACTGTAAGTGACACAACAAGTGCTCAGCCAACAACCACTGCCACATCTTCAGTATCAACAACAGAACCGACAACTTCATCAGCTACGACTGTAAGTGACACAACAAGTGCTCAGTCAACAACCACTGCCACATCATCAGTATCAACTACAGAACAGACAACTTCATCAGCTACGACTGTAGGTGACACAACAACTGCTCAGCCAACAACCACTGCCACATCTTCAGTATCAACAACAGAACGGACAACTTCTTCAGCTACAACTGTAAGTGACACAACAAGTGCTCAGTCAACAACCACTGCCACATCATCACTATCAACAACAGAACCGACAACCTCATCAGCTACAACTGTAGGTGACACAACAACTGCTCAGCCAACAACCACTGCCACATCTTCAGTATCAACAACAGAACCGACAACTTCATCAGCTACGACTGTAGGTGACACAACAAGTGCTCAGCCAACAACCACTGCCACATCTTCAGTATCAACAACAGAACCGACAACTTCATCAGCTACGACTGTAAGTGACACAACAAGTGCTCAGTCAACAGCCACTGCCACATCATCAGTATCAACAACAGAACCGACAACTTCATCAGCTACAACTGTAAGTGACACAACAAGTGCTCAGTCAACAACCACTGCCGCATCATCAGTATCAACAACAGAACCGACAACTTCATCAGCTACAACTGTAGGTGACACAACAACTGCTCAGCCAACAACCACTGCCACATCTTCAGCATCAACAACAGAACCGACAACTTCATCAGCTACAACTGTAAGTGACACAACAACTGCTCAGTCAACAACAGATGCCACATCATCAGTATCAACTACAGAACAGACAACTTCATCAGCTACAACTGTAGGTGACACAACAACTGCTCAGCCAACAACCACTGCCACATCTTCAGCATCAACAACAGAACCGACAACTTCATCAGCTACGACTGTAAGTGACACAACTGCTCAGTCAACAACAGATGCCACATCATCAGTATCAACAACAGAACGGACAACTTCATCAGCTACAACTGTAGGTGACACAACAACTGCTCAGCCAACAACCACTGCCACATCTTCAGCATCAACAACAGAATCGACAACTTCATCAGCTACGAGTGTAAGTGACACAACAACTGCTCAGTCTACAACGGATGCCACATCTTCAGCATCAACAACAGAACCGACAACTTCATCAGCTACGACTGTAAGTGACACAACAACTGCTCAGTCAACAACAGATGCCTCATCATCAGTATCAACTACAGAACAGACCACTTCATCAGCTACAACTGTAGGTGACACAACAAGTGCTAAGCCAACAACCACTGCCACATCTTCAGCATCAACAACAGAACAGACAACTTCATCAGCTACGACTGTAAGTGACACAACTGCTCAGTCAACAACAGATGCCACATCATCAGTATCAACAACAGAACCGACAACTTCATCAGCTACAACTGTAGGTGACACAACAACTGCTCAGCCAACAACCACTGCCACATCTTCAGCATCAACAAGAGAACCGACAACTTCATCAGCTACGACTGTAAGTGACACAACAACTGTTCAGCCAACAACGGATGCCACATCTTCAGCATCAACAACAGAACCGACAACTTCATCAGCTACGACTGTAAGTGACACAACAACTGCTCAGTCAACAACCACTGCCACATCATCAGTATCAACAACAGAACTGACAACTTCATCAGCTACGACTGTAAGTGACACAACAACTGCTCAGTCAACTACAGATGCCACATCATCGGTATCAACAACAGAACAGACTTCATCAGCTACGACTGTAAGTGCAACAACTGCTCAGTCAACAACGGATGCCACATCTTCAGCATCAACAACAGAACCGACAACTTCATCAGCTACGACTGTAGGTGACACAACAACTGCTCAGCCAACAACCACTGCCACATCATCGGTATCAACAACAGAACCGACTACTTCATCAGCTACGACTGTAGGTGACACAACAACTGCTCAGTTAACAACCACTGCCACATCATCAGTATCAACAACAGAACCGACAACTTCATCAGCTACGACTGTAGGTGACACAACAAGTGCTCAGCCAACAACCACTGCCACATCTTCAGCATCAACAACAGAACAGACAACTTCATCAGCTACGACTGTAAGTGACACAACAACTGCTCAGTCTACAACGGATGCCACATCTTCAGCATCAACAACAGAACCAACAACTTCATCAGCTACGACTGTAAGTGACACAACAACTGCTCAGTCAACAACCACTGCCACATCTTCAGTATCAACAACAGAACAGACCACTTCCTCAGCTACGACTGTAAGTGACACAACTGCTCAGTCAACAACGGATGCCACATCATCAGTATCAACTACAGAACAGACCACTTCATCAGCTACGACTGTAGGTGATACAACAAGTGCTCAGCCAACAACCACTGCCACATCTTCAGCATCAACAACAGAACCGACAACTTCATCAGCTACGACTGTAAGTGACACAACAACTGCTCAGTCTACAACGGATTCCACATCATCGGTATCAACAACAGAACCGACTACTTCATCAGCTACGACTGTAAGTGACACAACAACTGCTCAGTTAACAACCACTGCCACATCATCAGTATCAACAACAGAACCGACAACTTCATCAGCTACGACTGTAGGTGACACAACAACTGCTCAGCCAACAACCACTGCCACATCTTCAGCATCAACAACAGAACAGACAACTTCATCAGCTACGACTGTAAGTGACACAACTGCTCAGTCAACAACAGATGCCTCATCATCAGTATCAACAACAGAACCAACAACTTCATCAGCTACCACTTTAAGTGACACAACAACTGTTCCGTCAACAACGGATGCCACATCATCAGTATCAACAACAGAACAGACAACTTCACCAGCTACGACTCCAAGTGACACAACAACTGCTCAGTCAACAATGGATGTCACATCATCAGTATCAACAACAGAACAGACAACTTCATCAGCTACGACTGTAAGTGACACAACAACTGCTCAGTCAACAACAGATGCCTCATCATCAGTATCAACAACAGAACCAACAACTTCATCAGCTACCACTTTAAGTGACACAACAACTGTTCCGTCAACAACGGATGCCACATCATCAGTATCAACAATAGAACAGACAACTTCACCAGCTACGACTCCAAGTGACACAACAGCTGCTCAGTCAACAATGGATGTCACATCATCAGTATCAACAACAGAACAGACAACTTCATCAGGTACGACTGTAAGTGACACAACAACTGCCCAGTCAACAATAGATGCCACATCATCAGTATCAACAACAGAACAGACTTCATCACCTACGACTGTAAGTGACACAACAACTGCTCAGTCAACAACAGATGGCACATCATCAGTATCAGCAACAGAACAGACAACTTCATCAGCTACAGCTGCATGTGACACAGCAACTTCTGTCACATCATCAGTATCAGCAACAGAATCAACAACTTTATCACATACGACTATAAGTGACGCAACAACTGCCCAGGCAACAACGGATACTACTTTATCAGTATCAACATCAGAACCGACCACTTCATCAGCTACGACTTTAAGTGACACAACAACTGCTCTGTCAACAACAGATTCGACTGTAGGTGAAACTACTACAACTGTCCAGCAAACAACTGCTGCTACATCATCAGTATCAACAACAGAACCGACAACTTCGTCAGTTACACCTATGACATCAACTGTATTAACAACACGAACAGAGTCCACACCAACGTCTGAAATAACCAGCGATTCGACGGCAAATTCGTCCGGCAgtattattttatcatcaataaTGTCAACCACCGCAGATGAGGCCTGTCACACTGAATCTACCACCAAACCAACAACTACAACTGAAAGTCCTATAACAACTTCGGATAAACCATGTGTACATGTTACTGAATAG